Proteins from one Flammeovirgaceae bacterium genomic window:
- a CDS encoding type IX secretion system membrane protein PorP/SprF, with protein sequence MKKTILVLLASVSFVSLCFAQQDPLYSQYINNPMVINPAYAGLNNNLNASLSYRTQWGGFEGNPTTVNVNGHISLVDNRVGAGVLIVQDKIGNITNTEFQVAGSYKLQLEDMVFSFGMQAGVINFRSDFSQLNLADPGDPAFSGNENLSKPNIGAGAAVKSERFFVGLSVPRLLSTTFKSSQGEQFDLYDQHFYLFGAYVFNMGTRIRLKPGVLFKSVKGSPLSTDLNFNVNIDQLYTAGVFTRNFNTYGLQLQALLKDQFRLGYTFEIPTASSVGTQFNTHEIMLGIKMSVLSFHERSISNF encoded by the coding sequence ATGAAAAAAACCATACTTGTACTCCTCGCCAGCGTAAGCTTTGTCAGCCTGTGTTTTGCGCAACAAGACCCTCTGTACTCGCAGTACATCAACAACCCGATGGTGATCAACCCGGCTTATGCCGGATTGAATAATAACCTGAACGCATCGCTCTCCTATCGCACCCAGTGGGGCGGGTTTGAAGGAAACCCCACTACTGTAAATGTAAACGGCCATATCTCATTGGTGGACAACCGGGTGGGCGCAGGCGTGCTTATCGTGCAAGACAAGATCGGGAATATTACCAACACGGAATTCCAGGTGGCGGGGTCTTATAAACTGCAGTTGGAAGACATGGTGTTTAGCTTTGGCATGCAGGCCGGGGTCATCAACTTCCGGAGCGACTTTAGCCAATTGAACCTGGCCGACCCGGGCGACCCTGCCTTTTCCGGAAACGAAAACCTGAGCAAGCCCAACATCGGTGCCGGTGCGGCCGTCAAAAGCGAGAGGTTCTTTGTAGGCTTGTCCGTGCCCCGGCTCTTGAGCACTACTTTTAAAAGCAGCCAGGGCGAGCAGTTTGATTTGTACGACCAGCATTTTTACCTTTTTGGGGCCTACGTGTTCAATATGGGCACCCGCATCCGGTTAAAGCCGGGGGTCTTGTTTAAATCGGTAAAAGGCTCCCCTTTGTCCACCGACCTCAACTTCAATGTGAATATCGACCAATTGTACACGGCCGGGGTGTTCACCCGCAATTTCAATACCTATGGGCTGCAATTGCAGGCCCTGCTGAAAGACCAGTTCAGACTGGGGTACACCTTTGAAATACCCACTGCCAGTTCTGTAGGCACCCAGTTCAACACCCACGAAATCATGCTGGGGATCAAGATGTCCGTGCTAAGCTTCCACGAGCGGTCCATCAGCAATTTCTAG
- a CDS encoding VCBS repeat-containing protein: protein MENTVFWHIYRSTAYKYRKYRRKLERSIANHSFQKFSKRKQHQLIRKVERLRNRLRALSLQLKVAASGATLAMALACGQASAQSTLGPFAFNGKDNPLRPPLETGQNSTPVLVDFDQDGDLDLFVGTYASNVLYFQNVGSATQPKYLKPALADDPFENTTFPPTFGYVSPALADLDGDGDFDLVVAERQGLLYYFKNNSGKFAQETGANNPFDGFDLSVAGAAFPKVTFADIDGDGDLDLWAGRDPAYASNMVEIRNNGDGTFAPPSVPAWPSVYSIDVFNPAPAFGDFDGDGDLDLVLGEGNGTLSYYRNQEVETGTIDFVEQTGAWDGTLGNPFDGLGTYNDAAPTLADVDGDGDFDVVVGLQYPTYPSNQFEPVQYYMNHGGSNFTLLKDLKSPFDGVDVGDKAIASFADTDNDGDLDVIMGGDFSYFGTYTTFYSFNDISAPSTPVQFENTTAALGNTPPFGYQNAPLYARPIWADLDLDGDKDLVIADSGSPDRFLYFENQNGTFVEKLATENPFDGIYFGSYYIYAEFADIDNDGDLDAFFSTSSFIYFYEDVGTGSPHVPVYQASTLNGVLTITDFQGNTGYPKLVDVDHDGDLDVVAGTYQKILFFENKGNKTVANFKLDIPNNPFAFMTDPGDNVASLLDADKDGDLDLLVGQANGRFKYFENQNPPPITTPGISEMVYNFGSGPLVVDAAMAVSDPDNDLISKAVVTLLGYQVGDVLAFVPQGGVTGTFDTSTGILTLSGLAAASTYQDVLRSITYDFTGAKPTSSGKKGNAMGKTIVIGKTLQFSVFDADLTRPQTSVIGLDLTVDNAIPSVATSPGTSIFEGTAVAVDGAMTVSDGDDADLSGATATLSQTNFVPGEDILSFSDQNGISGAYNPTTGTLMLTGVASVANYQAALRSVLYENISNSPTAGNRMVGFMVDDGESLSNLAEKEVSIGTSGKPPSGEIIVRNGISPNQDGFNDAFRIENITTLAPENKVSIYNRWGDKVFEVDNYDNNDPKKRFNGTSDKGKDLPSGVYFYKIEFLNGNPTMAGYLTLKR, encoded by the coding sequence ATGGAAAACACAGTCTTCTGGCACATTTACCGCTCAACGGCCTATAAGTATAGGAAATACAGGCGCAAACTTGAGCGGAGCATTGCCAACCATTCCTTTCAGAAATTCTCAAAAAGGAAACAACACCAATTAATACGCAAAGTTGAGCGGTTGAGGAACCGGTTGCGGGCACTTTCCCTACAACTTAAGGTCGCGGCTTCGGGCGCCACCCTGGCCATGGCCCTGGCCTGCGGACAGGCATCCGCACAATCCACCCTTGGCCCGTTTGCGTTTAACGGGAAGGACAACCCCCTGCGCCCTCCTCTTGAAACAGGCCAAAACTCCACGCCCGTACTGGTGGACTTTGACCAGGACGGGGACCTCGACCTTTTCGTGGGCACCTACGCCAGCAACGTGCTGTATTTTCAAAATGTGGGCAGCGCAACCCAACCCAAATACCTTAAGCCCGCCTTGGCCGATGATCCTTTTGAGAACACCACCTTCCCTCCCACCTTTGGGTATGTTTCCCCCGCTTTGGCGGATTTGGACGGGGACGGGGATTTTGATTTGGTGGTGGCGGAACGGCAAGGCCTTCTTTACTATTTTAAAAACAACAGCGGGAAATTTGCCCAGGAAACGGGCGCCAATAACCCGTTTGATGGGTTTGACCTGAGCGTTGCAGGCGCGGCATTCCCAAAGGTCACCTTTGCCGATATCGATGGCGATGGGGACCTGGACCTGTGGGCGGGAAGGGACCCGGCCTACGCTTCCAACATGGTGGAAATACGAAACAATGGCGATGGCACCTTTGCCCCGCCTTCGGTCCCGGCCTGGCCCAGTGTGTATTCCATTGACGTGTTCAACCCCGCCCCGGCCTTTGGGGATTTTGATGGCGATGGGGACCTTGACTTGGTCCTGGGGGAGGGCAATGGGACTTTAAGCTATTACAGGAACCAGGAGGTGGAAACGGGCACAATAGATTTCGTGGAGCAAACAGGGGCATGGGATGGCACGCTCGGAAATCCCTTTGACGGATTGGGCACCTACAATGACGCGGCCCCTACCCTGGCAGATGTGGATGGCGATGGGGACTTTGATGTGGTGGTGGGCCTGCAATACCCCACCTATCCCTCCAACCAATTCGAGCCGGTACAATACTATATGAACCATGGCGGCAGCAACTTCACTTTGTTGAAGGATTTAAAAAGCCCATTTGATGGCGTGGATGTTGGGGACAAGGCCATTGCCTCCTTTGCCGACACCGATAACGATGGCGATCTGGACGTGATAATGGGCGGTGATTTCAGTTATTTTGGCACCTACACCACATTTTATTCCTTCAACGATATCTCGGCCCCCAGTACACCCGTTCAATTTGAAAACACCACCGCGGCACTGGGCAACACACCTCCCTTTGGATATCAAAACGCACCGCTATATGCCCGGCCCATCTGGGCGGATTTGGATTTGGATGGCGATAAAGACCTGGTGATTGCCGATAGCGGCTCACCAGACCGGTTCCTTTATTTTGAAAACCAAAACGGGACATTTGTTGAAAAACTGGCAACAGAAAATCCTTTCGATGGAATTTATTTTGGAAGCTACTATATCTATGCGGAGTTTGCGGATATAGACAATGACGGGGACCTTGATGCCTTCTTTTCCACCAGCTCCTTTATTTATTTTTATGAGGACGTAGGGACCGGGTCACCGCATGTGCCTGTATACCAGGCATCCACCTTAAATGGGGTCCTCACCATCACCGACTTCCAGGGCAACACTGGGTACCCAAAATTGGTGGATGTCGACCATGATGGCGACCTGGATGTGGTGGCGGGCACCTATCAGAAAATCCTTTTCTTTGAAAACAAAGGGAACAAAACGGTGGCCAATTTTAAATTGGACATCCCCAACAACCCTTTCGCTTTTATGACCGACCCGGGCGACAACGTGGCCTCGTTGCTGGACGCGGACAAGGATGGGGATTTGGATTTGCTGGTGGGCCAGGCAAACGGGCGGTTTAAATACTTTGAAAACCAAAACCCCCCTCCCATCACCACCCCAGGCATCAGCGAAATGGTATACAACTTCGGCTCCGGTCCTTTGGTGGTGGATGCCGCCATGGCGGTATCCGACCCTGACAATGATTTGATTTCAAAGGCGGTGGTCACGCTACTGGGCTACCAGGTAGGAGATGTCTTGGCTTTTGTCCCCCAGGGTGGCGTTACCGGTACCTTCGACACCTCCACAGGCATCCTCACCCTCTCGGGGCTGGCCGCTGCAAGCACTTATCAGGATGTGCTCAGGTCCATCACCTATGATTTTACGGGGGCCAAGCCCACGTCTTCCGGCAAAAAGGGCAATGCCATGGGCAAGACGATAGTGATAGGCAAAACCCTACAGTTCAGCGTGTTTGACGCAGACCTTACCCGGCCACAAACAAGCGTTATTGGCCTGGACCTGACTGTGGACAACGCCATCCCTTCCGTTGCCACTTCGCCCGGTACCTCCATTTTTGAAGGCACCGCAGTAGCCGTGGATGGCGCCATGACTGTAAGCGATGGGGACGATGCGGACTTATCGGGGGCCACGGCCACCCTCTCACAAACCAACTTTGTTCCGGGGGAAGACATCCTCTCGTTTTCCGACCAGAATGGCATCTCAGGGGCGTACAACCCCACCACCGGCACCTTAATGCTTACCGGGGTGGCGAGCGTTGCCAATTACCAGGCAGCCTTGAGAAGCGTTTTATATGAAAATATTTCGAACTCACCTACGGCCGGCAACCGTATGGTTGGGTTTATGGTGGACGATGGGGAATCCCTGAGCAACCTGGCCGAAAAGGAAGTGTCCATCGGTACCTCAGGAAAACCCCCTTCCGGGGAAATCATCGTTAGGAATGGCATCTCCCCCAACCAGGATGGGTTCAATGACGCTTTCCGCATCGAGAACATCACTACCCTGGCACCCGAAAACAAGGTGTCCATTTACAACCGGTGGGGCGACAAAGTGTTCGAAGTGGACAATTACGACAACAACGATCCCAAAAAAAGGTTTAATGGCACCAGCGACAAAGGCAAGGACCTGCCCAGTGGGGTGTATTTTTATAAAATCGAGTTTTTAAATGGCAATCCCACGATGGCCGGGTACCTGACACTGAAGCGATAA
- a CDS encoding 6-carboxytetrahydropterin synthase codes for MKVAVSRKEHFNAAHRLYNPDWTDEKNDQVFGKCNNPNYHGHNYELIVTITGEPDSTTGYVYDMKALSDIIKKHITQPFDHKNLNLDVAHFKALNPTAENIAIVIWRILRQQVDIRYDLKIKLYETERNFVEYPAH; via the coding sequence ATGAAGGTAGCGGTATCCCGAAAGGAACATTTTAATGCGGCCCACCGGTTGTACAACCCGGATTGGACGGACGAAAAAAACGACCAGGTCTTTGGAAAGTGCAATAACCCCAACTACCATGGCCATAATTACGAATTAATTGTAACCATTACGGGCGAACCCGACTCTACTACTGGGTATGTGTATGATATGAAGGCACTGAGCGACATTATTAAAAAGCATATCACCCAACCGTTTGACCATAAAAACTTAAACCTTGACGTTGCCCATTTTAAAGCCCTAAACCCCACCGCGGAAAACATTGCCATTGTGATCTGGAGGATATTGAGGCAACAGGTAGACATTCGATATGACCTTAAAATCAAACTCTATGAGACAGAAAGAAATTTCGTTGAATATCCGGCCCATTGA
- a CDS encoding TIGR03032 family protein, translating into MSQPLPPFSCSYSPGFSQLLFDLNCTLAITTYQAGKLILVSALDPDKVVQLPRSFDKPMGIAVSPGKLALATRNEIVVFSNAAKLANTYPKQPATYDALYVPRALFYTGELDIHDLHYQGDGLIAVNTRFSCLARPSFDHNFIPLWRPKFIRHLAPDDHCHLNGIAVNPENQPKYATALGQSDTPNGWRENIANGGVLMDIESHEIVLQGLPMPHSPRIYDGQLYFLLSATGELARASLHTGKYEVVKKFNGFVRGMDKAGDYLFIGLSRLRKTSSTFGNLPIAKASPFCGIVVLHLPSASIVGQLKYENSVEEIYDVKVMAETKRPGILNHTTERFRLALTMPEGNFWATQAGNK; encoded by the coding sequence ATGTCACAACCCCTTCCCCCCTTTAGTTGCAGCTACTCCCCGGGGTTTTCCCAATTGTTGTTCGACCTCAACTGCACGCTGGCCATCACCACCTACCAGGCCGGCAAACTCATCCTCGTCAGCGCGCTCGATCCGGACAAGGTTGTGCAACTGCCACGGTCTTTTGACAAGCCCATGGGCATTGCCGTTTCGCCAGGCAAGCTGGCCCTGGCCACCCGCAACGAAATCGTGGTGTTCTCAAACGCGGCAAAATTGGCCAACACATACCCTAAGCAGCCGGCCACTTACGATGCCCTGTACGTGCCCAGGGCATTGTTTTATACCGGGGAGCTCGACATACACGACCTTCATTACCAGGGCGATGGGTTGATTGCCGTCAACACAAGGTTTTCGTGCCTGGCACGGCCCTCGTTCGACCATAACTTTATTCCGCTGTGGCGGCCTAAGTTTATCCGGCACCTGGCCCCTGACGACCATTGCCACCTCAACGGGATAGCCGTAAACCCGGAAAACCAGCCAAAATACGCCACCGCTCTTGGGCAGTCCGATACACCTAACGGGTGGAGGGAAAACATTGCAAACGGTGGGGTCCTTATGGACATCGAAAGCCATGAAATAGTTCTGCAAGGCCTGCCGATGCCGCACTCCCCCAGGATATACGATGGCCAGCTGTATTTCCTGTTGTCTGCCACAGGCGAACTGGCCCGGGCAAGCCTGCACACGGGTAAGTACGAGGTGGTCAAGAAGTTCAACGGATTTGTAAGGGGCATGGACAAGGCCGGGGATTACCTGTTCATCGGGCTTTCCAGGCTAAGGAAAACCAGTTCCACATTCGGCAACCTGCCCATTGCCAAGGCCTCGCCCTTTTGTGGCATCGTGGTTCTCCACCTTCCTTCCGCCAGCATCGTAGGGCAGTTGAAATATGAAAACAGTGTGGAGGAAATTTATGATGTGAAGGTGATGGCGGAAACAAAACGCCCCGGCATACTCAACCATACAACAGAAAGGTTCAGGTTGGCGCTTACCATGCCGGAGGGCAACTTCTGGGCAACGCAGGCGGGCAATAAATAA
- a CDS encoding VCBS repeat-containing protein, with the protein MSLKKTLLSACLLFYLAPSFAQKLYIAENGATEMRRSNVDGTNKELMSGGASNVLALKSMVFDEQRNTVFWIESNTIIKKASLFTTAGITQLNTSITFANITGAIFQSLAINPLTRQLFVSSNGGVYKLNLDAASTVTSLPTATIAPFNISNIDVDVVNSKIYFVRPITTTEIWIANLDGSGAANIVPNSSANDITVDPASGKFYYTVNIFFPTTEGQVIARDLTTGANPVPIVAGEPNSLRGLAVDPKNGFIFWANGAGGTAGTIGRAGLDGSGKINIFTGLNSPVDVALDLSSSVPPKLYWTEGNLQEIHRMNTDGSDFERYYFGSSPYPTGIAIDNNARYIYWADRNQSTIKRGLIGETDFENLPPEVVLNYTDMFPGISGIELDPNNTMIYFVDAGNNRIQRADYSNTFPITGNDLATIATPFGIDLDLINGKIYYTANDNAAINTGTLYRANLDGTGQEPLWSGSAPDPQRFIHDVKVDPFNGFVYWAWTESNGVATIYRANISNVGGTVVPLVNPTGGEVRGLEIDPLTNKLWWVCRGRIGLVPPSIMQADLDDGGNAAPLHQITFLPPNGNFILLDRGTISPLVLNATTADKNETNVSVSGNLTFTFDQSVAASTVNSSNIIVRGEQTGIISGTFSGGGSSTVTFDPTADFKVGEVVRVTLAPGIQSVNGGNLARSESYQFTTASSAAPETPPYFEEHIISSTADGTFGLFPADMDGDGDMDVVGTASGTNGISWFENDGNQNFTEHPVANTTSGPTGTYVTDLDSDGDLDILVASQGDARIIWLDNDGSQNFTEKDVNASAGTPTNVYAADLDGDGDVDVLSTSYAPSVGSSANARLNYYINDGNENFTQFNLPNVNGTGAYPVDVDKDGDIDIVGVAEVATLSAILKDKVAWYENDGSLNFTEHIVDATPPQRPEDTFATDMDGDGDIDILVAASINFIGWYENDGSQAFARHEIGAGESQPREIHAADVDGDGDMDVISAHELLDEVALWTNDGSQNFARQSVTTSADLVWDVYAADMDGDGDLDLLSASRFGNEVSWYENTVTPNSPPVLSSTSSSVDYTGNPVAINPLITVGDPDDIDLGSGSVQFSQSSFIKGEDQLIFNNQNGIFGNYDSNTGILSLSGTASLAEYQDALRSVEYQNSLSNPSTTDRSVEFRVSDGTNQSNILPTTLTVNVTVPETIEVFNGVSPNGDTFNPYFKIANIETVEPENKVSVYNRWGDKVFEVDNYDNNDPKRRFDGTSDKGKDLPSGVYFYKIEFASGAPEITGYLTLKR; encoded by the coding sequence AATACCTCGATAACTTTTGCAAACATAACGGGTGCAATTTTTCAATCGTTGGCGATCAATCCCCTGACCAGACAGTTATTTGTTTCGAGTAACGGGGGTGTTTACAAATTAAACCTAGATGCGGCCTCCACGGTGACGAGCTTGCCCACTGCAACCATAGCACCATTCAACATTTCGAACATTGATGTAGACGTGGTAAACTCCAAGATCTATTTCGTTCGCCCTATTACAACAACGGAAATATGGATCGCCAATTTAGATGGGAGTGGTGCAGCCAATATCGTTCCAAATTCTTCGGCAAACGACATCACCGTTGACCCTGCAAGTGGAAAATTCTACTATACGGTAAATATATTCTTCCCCACTACCGAGGGGCAAGTGATAGCCAGGGACCTGACCACCGGTGCAAACCCGGTGCCCATTGTCGCTGGGGAACCAAATAGCTTAAGGGGCCTGGCCGTTGACCCAAAAAATGGATTTATATTCTGGGCTAATGGGGCTGGCGGAACCGCGGGAACAATTGGAAGGGCTGGCCTTGACGGCAGTGGCAAAATAAATATTTTCACTGGATTAAATTCCCCGGTTGATGTTGCCCTTGACCTAAGTTCATCCGTGCCCCCCAAGCTCTACTGGACGGAAGGAAACCTTCAGGAGATCCACAGGATGAATACGGACGGCAGCGACTTTGAGCGCTACTATTTCGGCTCAAGCCCTTACCCTACCGGCATCGCCATCGACAACAATGCCCGCTACATCTACTGGGCTGACCGCAACCAGTCCACCATCAAGCGCGGGCTGATTGGCGAAACCGATTTTGAAAACCTTCCCCCGGAAGTCGTCCTCAACTATACCGATATGTTTCCGGGCATCTCTGGCATTGAGCTTGACCCCAACAACACCATGATCTATTTTGTGGATGCCGGCAACAACCGCATACAGCGGGCGGACTACAGCAATACTTTCCCTATTACAGGCAATGACCTCGCCACCATTGCCACCCCGTTTGGCATCGATCTTGACCTGATAAACGGAAAAATTTATTACACTGCAAACGACAACGCGGCCATCAACACGGGCACCCTTTACCGTGCCAACCTGGACGGTACCGGCCAGGAGCCCCTTTGGTCGGGGTCGGCCCCGGACCCGCAGCGGTTTATCCATGATGTAAAGGTGGACCCATTCAACGGGTTCGTGTACTGGGCCTGGACGGAATCCAACGGGGTGGCGACCATTTACAGGGCCAACATCTCAAACGTGGGCGGCACGGTGGTCCCCCTTGTCAACCCTACCGGGGGCGAAGTCCGCGGCCTTGAGATTGACCCGCTGACCAACAAGCTCTGGTGGGTGTGCCGCGGAAGGATAGGCTTGGTGCCGCCTTCGATTATGCAGGCCGACCTTGACGATGGCGGCAACGCGGCCCCGCTTCATCAAATCACATTTTTGCCTCCAAACGGGAATTTTATATTGCTTGACCGCGGAACCATTAGTCCTCTTGTACTTAACGCCACCACTGCTGACAAAAATGAAACCAATGTTTCGGTAAGCGGTAACCTCACCTTCACCTTCGACCAAAGCGTAGCGGCATCCACTGTGAACAGTTCGAACATCATCGTACGTGGCGAACAAACCGGCATCATTTCCGGGACCTTTAGTGGCGGAGGCTCAAGCACGGTCACCTTCGACCCCACCGCAGACTTCAAAGTGGGGGAAGTCGTTAGGGTAACGCTCGCCCCGGGCATTCAAAGTGTGAATGGCGGCAACCTTGCCCGCAGTGAAAGCTACCAGTTCACCACCGCTTCATCCGCTGCCCCGGAGACGCCCCCTTACTTTGAAGAGCACATAATTTCCTCCACGGCAGATGGGACCTTTGGGCTTTTTCCGGCCGATATGGATGGCGATGGCGACATGGATGTGGTGGGGACGGCCTCAGGCACCAACGGCATCTCATGGTTTGAAAACGATGGAAACCAAAACTTCACCGAACACCCTGTGGCCAATACCACCAGCGGGCCTACCGGGACCTATGTAACGGACCTGGACAGTGATGGGGATTTGGACATACTGGTTGCCTCGCAGGGTGATGCCAGGATAATATGGCTGGACAATGACGGCAGCCAAAATTTTACGGAAAAAGACGTGAACGCCTCGGCAGGCACGCCAACCAATGTGTACGCTGCGGACCTTGACGGGGACGGGGACGTGGATGTGCTGTCAACTTCCTATGCGCCTTCCGTAGGCAGCAGTGCCAATGCCAGGCTGAACTATTACATCAATGACGGCAACGAAAATTTTACGCAATTTAACCTTCCCAATGTAAATGGGACTGGTGCCTACCCGGTTGACGTGGACAAGGACGGGGACATTGACATTGTGGGCGTGGCGGAAGTGGCCACCCTAAGCGCCATTCTTAAGGACAAGGTGGCCTGGTATGAAAATGACGGAAGCTTGAACTTTACGGAGCATATCGTGGATGCCACCCCACCACAAAGGCCGGAAGATACCTTTGCCACGGACATGGATGGTGATGGGGACATCGACATCCTTGTGGCCGCCTCCATAAACTTTATCGGCTGGTATGAAAATGACGGAAGCCAGGCCTTTGCCAGGCATGAAATTGGCGCTGGGGAATCACAGCCCCGTGAAATCCATGCGGCCGATGTGGACGGGGATGGCGACATGGATGTAATCTCTGCCCATGAACTATTGGATGAGGTAGCCTTATGGACCAACGATGGAAGTCAAAACTTTGCCCGCCAATCCGTGACCACCAGTGCCGACCTGGTATGGGATGTGTATGCCGCGGACATGGATGGCGATGGCGATTTGGACCTGCTATCGGCTTCGCGTTTTGGAAACGAGGTCTCCTGGTATGAGAATACCGTTACCCCGAACAGCCCGCCAGTGCTATCTTCAACCTCATCTTCCGTGGACTATACGGGCAACCCTGTGGCCATCAACCCTTTGATAACCGTGGGCGACCCTGACGATATAGATTTGGGATCCGGGTCAGTACAATTCTCCCAATCCTCATTCATAAAGGGCGAAGACCAGCTCATATTTAATAATCAAAATGGGATTTTCGGAAACTACGATAGCAACACAGGCATCCTGAGCCTTTCCGGAACGGCCAGCCTGGCCGAATACCAGGATGCATTGCGAAGTGTGGAATATCAGAATTCACTAAGCAATCCATCTACAACCGACCGTTCAGTCGAGTTCCGGGTAAGTGACGGGACCAATCAAAGCAATATCCTGCCCACCACCTTAACCGTCAACGTTACCGTACCGGAAACCATCGAAGTGTTCAATGGGGTTTCCCCGAACGGGGATACCTTTAACCCTTACTTTAAAATCGCCAACATAGAAACCGTGGAGCCTGAAAACAAGGTGTCCGTTTACAACCGGTGGGGCGACAAAGTGTTCGAGGTGGACAATTACGACAACAACGATCCCAAAAGAAGGTTTGATGGCACCAGCGACAAAGGCAAGGACCTGCCCAGCGGGGTGTATTTTTATAAGATAGAATTCGCAAGCGGTGCCCCTGAAATAACCGGCTACCTTACACTGAAACGTTAG
- the folE gene encoding GTP cyclohydrolase I FolE: MRQKEISLNIRPIDPLDEEFDDDHILSSWETPVRADAFVLDDDQKVDKIEKHFREIMNILGLDLNDDSLSGTPRRVAKMYVKEVFSGLNPKNRPTARLFDNKYNYDQMLVEKDITFYSHCEHHFVPIYGKAHVAYFSSGKVIGLSKINRIVQYYAKRPQVQERLTVQIGKELERALNTRDVGVVMDANHMCVASRGVGDTNSKTGTAYFSGKFKDENIKREFLNYINSK; encoded by the coding sequence ATGAGACAGAAAGAAATTTCGTTGAATATCCGGCCCATTGACCCTCTGGACGAGGAGTTTGATGACGACCATATCCTTTCCTCCTGGGAGACCCCGGTAAGGGCAGACGCCTTTGTCCTGGATGACGACCAAAAGGTGGACAAGATAGAAAAGCATTTCAGGGAGATCATGAACATCCTGGGCCTGGACCTGAATGACGACAGCTTGTCGGGCACCCCCCGGAGGGTGGCCAAGATGTACGTCAAAGAGGTATTCAGCGGCCTGAACCCCAAAAACAGGCCCACCGCGCGCCTGTTTGACAACAAATACAACTACGACCAAATGCTGGTGGAAAAAGACATCACTTTTTACAGCCATTGCGAGCACCATTTCGTGCCCATATACGGAAAGGCGCATGTGGCTTATTTCTCCAGCGGCAAGGTGATAGGCCTTTCCAAAATCAACAGGATCGTGCAGTACTACGCCAAAAGGCCACAAGTGCAGGAGCGCCTGACGGTGCAGATAGGCAAGGAATTGGAAAGGGCATTGAATACCCGGGACGTGGGCGTGGTGATGGACGCCAACCACATGTGCGTGGCCTCCAGGGGCGTGGGCGACACCAACAGCAAAACCGGAACGGCCTATTTTTCGGGCAAGTTCAAGGACGAAAACATAAAGAGGGAGTTTCTCAATTATATCAACAGCAAATAA